The nucleotide sequence tgtaatcggagctttctatatcgatcagtgggtttcggtcaaaatccactgatggacctagagatctccgattgcacccatttcaatttctatggatttctaaaattgcaaggagttcaaatatggtgtccattatttattttggctttttatagatgttaacaagtaaaatcaaagaatcggcaaaaaaacccacattgggcctgatatggaatcatatcaagcccaacgtgggcctgatatgggcctgatatggaatgatatcaggcccacgttgggcctgatttgattccatatcaggcccaacgtgggcttttatgccgattctttgattttgtttcttaacatctataaaaagccaaaaaaaataatggacaccatatttggactccttgcaattttagaaatccacaggaactgaaatgggtgcaatcggagctctctaggtccatcagtgggttttgaccgaaacccactgatcgacctagaaagctccgattgcacccatttcagttcctgtggatttctaaaattgcaaggagtccaaatatggtgtccattattttttttgacttcttcaaatgtattaaaatgtgattaaagattgactaatgctattcctatattctgccgacagaggagagagagaagtgagagaaatataatgaagaaaagaaaaacaatacgAAAAGTCAAATaatcaggagggtaaaataggaaatgcttttaaaaaagtgcgctctttggtaaataccaaagtagtgtaTGCCTTTTGATAAATTCAGATTTTTAAGTGCGCTTTTTGGTAAATTGTCGAAATTAATTTGTAGCAGCTATTATAGTATAATTATTCTTGGTTTATGATGCAGCAGAGGAATGTCAAATTATATTATAGTCAACTTATTTTAGTTATAGATAGCcaatttattttttatacataataataaatattatatttaatagTTATGGGATTGAAATTACATAAGttgttataataaatttaaaaacaaaaaataatttcAGTAAAATGTGAGAGTGCgtcctattgataaattaaaagaggAAGAATACATTTAATCCTCTATTTTGTTTATCAAGTAATATTTTATCCtctgtattttaaaaataacatttaattctttttaactaaagttaaatgtaaaaaaaaatatataaaagacaattatattttttttatctttttgttattttttaacaattttaaaaaatatatatatatatattgaatttattgataatttatgtccacttttatttttttaataatacctGAACTAATTTTAAACAATTCAAgactttaattgatatttttaataCGTGCATGATTACTGATttactaattaaaattaataaattatatgtaatctctaaaaatatataaaatctaatacttaattatacaaataaaataaatgtaagtagtttaaaatatatatttttgtcaCCCGGATTATGTAACCTTAGAATAtaatgtataataattattttctttacatctcttaaatttaaaattctagattTTCTCCTGTTCACGATTATATAAGGTTCTATGAAAATAGATGAagatataattttcttttcttacgcGAAGAcaaattttcttcttcctcaagttcttttgtttttttatacATGCATACATGGGAGTCTCATATTTTAGTTCATCACTGACTTGACCATCAAAGAAGATAATACCGACAATACCAATCCTCATCTGACAAGCTTTACTTTGTAGGACATCGAAATTGAATGTACTGACAAATTGACATCAATCACATATAGCGAGTGACGAAGGACATTATTATTGGATACTTCTATATTATTTtgtctttttatatatttttctccTTATATATACGAACGAGGCAACTATCCAACTATTAAAGAGTCAACTTTGAAGACATGAAATCATTTTTCACATCAATTCAATATATTTTTCTctcttaaaattattaaaaaatattaaaaagattttctaatcttttttatatttaactttggcaaaaaaaaaaaaaaaaggggttaaatgttatttttaaaataccaCGGACAAAATGCTCCTTGATACAAAATAGAAGGGTTAAAgttatttttccaaaataaaaaatgagCTTTCGTTTCAAGTTTTCCCcaattctttattttatttttggcgGTTCATCCCTCGTCGTCCGCCGCTGTCGCCGTTTCCGGCGGCCGTGCGTCGCTTCTCCGCCATCCAATTTTAAGCAAGCCATCGAATTGCCATGGCGGACAAGAGGATCGGAGTTAAGAGAAGGCAAACGCAAAGGCCGCGGAAGGAGGAGCAGCGGAAGGAGAGGGGGTACGTCCTGCCTCCATAAGGAAGGCTTCCTCtcccttttctctttttcttctctatGTTCCCTCTCCGGCCATGCCCGGCGCCGCTGAATCTCTCGGCTTCTTTTCCTTCTACAAAACCGCCATATGCGAATGCTTCCTGATCGCGTTCCTCCTCTACAACGCTGCCTTGGCCTACCTCGCCACCCGATTCGCTCGCTTCTGCAACTTGCCGCCGCCCTGTCTCCTCTGCTCCCGGCTGGACAACCTCCTCGGCGGCGGAGAGCGAAACGGCTTCTATAAGCGTCTATTCTGCCATGCACACAAGGTGGAGATCTCCTCCATGGTCTACTGCCACGACCACAAGAAGCTCGCCGACCTCCGCGACATGTGCCACGCCTGCCTCCTCTCCTCCACCACCGTCTCCGCCACCTGCCACGAGACCTACACTCTCCTCGGGAGAAATCTCAAGCTGAAACCCGACGACCACAACGGCGATGGAGACGGCGGCATTCCTAACCACGCTCCGCCGTCGTCGAACCACAAACTCCGACCAACTCCCGCCGGCACGAGCGTGTGCTCATGCTGCTCCGGCACATTCCAGCGTCCGACACCAAAGAAGCAACCGAAAAGAGCCGTCGAACCGTACGACGAGCTGAAGCTGCCCTCCGACTCCGACTCGGAGGCGTCGCTCTCGGAGAACTGCGATGGATATCCTCAGTCACGTGCGACCAAAGCCGCgaaggagaaatccagatggcgGCGCCGACTGCCACCAAGCATGCCCTTCAGCTACCGGACCTCGCCTAAAACCGCATCGACGGAGAAAGTGCCCGAGAAATTGATCCATCCTTGCACGCCCGGCGGCGCGATGAAGTTAAACGGAGAAGTCAAGAACAATCCTGAACAAGTCCATCGATCCATCGAATCATGTAAAATCTTTGAGCCTTCGTTTAATTCCATGATTTGTCCAGGATTCTTGCTTGTTTTTGATCGAACGGCTTGTTCTTGATCCAGCCGTCCGGGGCAATGGCTTCAAGAAGGCGATAGGAAACAGGGGATTCATTCTCTCCCCGCGCTTCTCCGAGGTCGTCGCCGGCAAGGAGTCTTCCCGCGCGCAGGAGGACCTAAAGCAGCGCCTCTCCCGGGCGCTCGACTCGCTGTGGAGCAACGAAGCCACTGCTAGTCCGAGAATCGACGACCTGAAGTCCAGCGACGCTTCGGCGGCGGCGTTGCAGAACCTCGCCAGCCGGCTCTCCATCAGCCGATGCAACTCGAGCATGGACTTCGCCGCCATCGTGTCCGACGTCGAGGGCGAGACCTCCATCGCCCGGCTGAAGCAGCAGGTGGAGATGGACAGGAAGTCCATCAGCGCGCTCTGCAAGGAGCTCGAGGAGGAGCGGAGCGCGTCGACGGTGGCGGTGAACGAGGCGATGGCGATGATCACGCGCCTGCAGGAGGAGAAGGCGGCGATGCAAATGGAGGCCTCGCAGTACCTCCGCCTGCTcgaagagcaggccgagtacgacCAGGAGGCCATCGAGAAGCTCAACGAGCTGCTCGACGAGCGCGAGAAGGAATGCCTCGATATGGAAGCCGAGCTCGAAACCTTCCGAAGAGACTCCTCCTCCACCGCCGCCGTCAAGCTCTGCGGCGCCGCCTGCGGCGCCAAGGATCTGCTACTGAACCTCGAGCAGGAGAAGTTTCAGGTGTCCGATAGCTTAAAGAAGCTCCAAAACAAACTCGCTCTGTTTTCCGCCAAGCAGCAGCCGCCGCCGCCTCCATTGGCCGGCGAGGAGACCGGAGAAGAAGATCCAGAGATCGGCAGCTTGAAGGACGAGGTGTCGGGGTTGACCCAGAGGATGGAGGCGATCGAAGAAGATCGGGAGTTCCTCCGGCAGGCCCTCGCCGCGCTGCGGCATGGAGCCGAGGGAATGCAGTTGGTGCAGGATATCGCGTGGCAATTGAAAGGGTTACGAAGAGAATTAAAAGAGGGGATTATGGCTAATTAATACGCCTTATCAATTGAATTGATGATTAATGTGGCCATTTATCGACTAATGTTTTTTAAGTTTTGTAATAGAGACATCAAGAGGAGTGTTAGAAGTTTGTGTCATCAATCTTGTTATAGTAATACATACGATCGCTAACTTTGTGCTATCTTTGTTCCACTTTGTGTTATGATTGGAAAGAGCAATGATATGCAttgaaaaaaatcttaaaaaaatatcaCACATAAATTTATAGTCTATCATTTCACTGTTTATAAGAGGCAGGATCTCTTGGACTACTTTTTATGGTCCAAGGAATGTGTCACTCGTATTTACGGTTGGATCGTGATCGCGATCCGGTCACAAATGGTTGCGATCCTTTACTAGGTTCATCGTCCCTattaggttatagtttttgttcggagtggGCGACCGGAGGCCGTCCGGAGGACACCTTCGCTCGGCGCCCAGTAACCTAGCTCGTCTGCTCCGAGGAGACCTTCGGTCGTCCGCTCCGAGGAGGCCTTCGGCcgtccgctccgaacaaaaactataacttggtggggacggtgaacccaggaAGGGATCACAATAATTTGTGGCCAATCACGACCACGATCCGATCGCAAATACGAATGACACATCTCCTAGATCATAAAAAAAACGGTCCAAGAGATCTATGCTCTTTTTATAGGCCCTATGATATTGTGTTTATCcttaagtattttcatcattTCACTTTTTATAGACCCTATCATATTGACCTTAAgcatttttttaatattcttttgCATAACATTTTTCTATCGCAAAACTTCACTCGTGCATTTTTCTTTGGCACAAGAGGAGGTACATTCACAGTTAGTCCGGACTTATTATCTAAAGAGGGATTATGCAGATAGATACATGGCTGTGAAGATACTGGGAAGAGCAGCAGGTGCCCAAGGGATTGCCGTTTAGCGTGTGCCTGGTAGAGAAGAACGTTGATTTGGTGATTAAGTTTGGGAATTGGAGTAACTGtgagaaattttataaagaaaGAAACATTTAAAAAGAGTTTGTTAAGAAATATAGGTTAACTATTTGTGATAAATAAGATTCGGATTTTGGTTTATGTTACTAAATTCAACGAGTTTACTGCAAGGATTTACACTAACATTATTATCCAAACATCATAGTAAATTTTTGGAACTAACTTGCTGCAGCAGCCCAAATCACAATTCACTGATCCTACGCAGTAAGAGAGATTCAATGTGAAAGGTTCGAAAATAAACACTTTGTTTTACAATATCATATTAACTTACTCAAACGGGGGGAAAAAAAAAGTTAAACAGTTTGAGAAACGTTGGAACTAACAGTTTGAGCTAAGAAGGCACAGGGGCTTCAATGTCCTGAAGCCTAAGGGTGACGGCCCTCTTGTGAGCCTCTAGTCCTTCAACTTCAGCCATAGTGGCTACATAGGGTCCAAGCTTTCTGAGTCCTTCCTCAGTTAAGGATTGCACAGTTATGTATTTGAGAAATGAGTTTAATGATACACCACTGTACATTCTTGCATACCCATAAGTTGGAAGGACATGGTTGGTTCCGCTTGCATAGTCGCCAACACTTTCGGGTGTCCACTGTCCTAAAAAGACTGAACCTGCAATGACCCACAAGAA is from Zingiber officinale cultivar Zhangliang chromosome 7B, Zo_v1.1, whole genome shotgun sequence and encodes:
- the LOC122003818 gene encoding myosin-binding protein 1-like codes for the protein MPGAAESLGFFSFYKTAICECFLIAFLLYNAALAYLATRFARFCNLPPPCLLCSRLDNLLGGGERNGFYKRLFCHAHKVEISSMVYCHDHKKLADLRDMCHACLLSSTTVSATCHETYTLLGRNLKLKPDDHNGDGDGGIPNHAPPSSNHKLRPTPAGTSVCSCCSGTFQRPTPKKQPKRAVEPYDELKLPSDSDSEASLSENCDGYPQSRATKAAKEKSRWRRRLPPSMPFSYRTSPKTASTEKVPEKLIHPCTPGGAMKLNGEVKNNPEQVHRSIESSVRGNGFKKAIGNRGFILSPRFSEVVAGKESSRAQEDLKQRLSRALDSLWSNEATASPRIDDLKSSDASAAALQNLASRLSISRCNSSMDFAAIVSDVEGETSIARLKQQVEMDRKSISALCKELEEERSASTVAVNEAMAMITRLQEEKAAMQMEASQYLRLLEEQAEYDQEAIEKLNELLDEREKECLDMEAELETFRRDSSSTAAVKLCGAACGAKDLLLNLEQEKFQVSDSLKKLQNKLALFSAKQQPPPPPLAGEETGEEDPEIGSLKDEVSGLTQRMEAIEEDREFLRQALAALRHGAEGMQLVQDIAWQLKGLRRELKEGIMAN